One Struthio camelus isolate bStrCam1 chromosome 28, bStrCam1.hap1, whole genome shotgun sequence genomic region harbors:
- the NCKAP5L gene encoding nck-associated protein 5-like isoform X2 — MSESAAEAPAAGSPAEGGETGTSHELLQRLRQLEAENSALARANENQRETYERCLDEVANHVVQALLNQKDLREECIKLKKRVFDLERQNQALSDLFQQKLQLSAGSLPQLPSHPPPAPPDAPSSPQPGCAEQPPALLPLGRGAPPREAPAEGPPGSAGLGPGPGSGSPSLDALSPFFKKKAQILEALRKLEETDPRRGDPDSPASPEPPARPRCPLRGAESSPCSSPEEAGPPRGALLSALAERLLRGDGGCCRPGAETPGSPPSPCKALKASGPPGAPRLSPQLARASRIPCRGGQPEAASPVPSRRPSPEGPPPAAAEPPGTRRGPGGSAVARRPGKKPSEPGYLPFKERLAALGKLRGAEGREPPGRPGMGGSLKHPETAHGGGEPLARCYSSGSMGWRAEGDGGKAGKGRAGGGRTPPPRVPPAKAAAGSPTKAAAKAGGGGGKTGAPRADEPKPPAPKAPAGARKTPAGPEAAGAAGAAGHSAIEEKVMKGIEENVLRLQGQEKAPAGEVKPKAAGGLASWFGLRKSKLPALSRRAEAAKGRDWAGAPAPLRREVKLAARKLEAESLNISKLMEKAEDLRKALQEEQAFINGLALEKGRPRARGGPPERGPSQLQVMYQEVTAENFMQQLLNRVDGKDASYESRLEHKRDLCDLQRVSPDAKDARLFRPPRNGIVGHLRGCPEPPDKAPDLALRDELPSDESLSESGTSQHFPACGSLTRTLDSGIGTFPPPDYCSGAPAKSAPKPRGRPEAALGAGPARPAALTKVPRKARTLEREVPSVEELLVPGKHQSMPAFHGVLACAEPPAGLAGRRGGPQDAEAGKPRRVQQSKNWTFPNAKACSAADPFLCSAGAPEGLYRPTLAPAHGPAGRRGTSPEAPAALPPALSASSSRTPSASDVGDEGSTEARSRDAGQGPPGLEHSESLSDSLYDSLSSCGSQG; from the exons GTCGCCAACCACGTGGTGCAAGCCCTGCTCAACCAGAAG GACCTGCGGGAGGAGTGCATCAAGCTGAAGAAAAGGGTCTTCGACCTGGAGCGCCAGAACCAGGCGCTGAGCGACCTCttccagcagaagctgcagctctcGGCCGGCTCGCTGCCCCAG ctgccctcgcacccgccgccggcccccccggacgccccgaGCAGCCCCCAGCCGGGCTGCGCCGAGCAGCCGCCCgccctgctgcccctgggacGCGGCGCCCCCCCGAGAGAG GCGCCGGCcgaggggccgccgggcagcgccgggctcggccccggccccggctccggctcgcCCTCGCTGGACGCCCTCTCGCCCTTCTTCAAGAAGAAAGCGCAGATCCTGGAGGCGCTGCGCAAGCTGGAGGAGAcggacccgcggcggggcgacCCCGACTCGCCCGCCTCCCccgagccgccggcccggccccgctgcccgctgcggGGGGCCgagagcagcccctgctcctcgcCGGAGGAAGCCGGGCCGCCGCGCGGCGCCTTGCTCAGCGCCTTGGCCGAGCGGCTGCTGCGGGGCGACGGCGGGTGCTGCCGGCCCGGCGCCGAAACCCCGGGGTCGCCGCCGTCGCCTTGCAAAGCCTTGAAGGcgtcggggccgcccggggcgccgcggctcAGCCCCCAGCTCGCCCGAGCTTCCCGCATCCCCTGCCGCGGCGGCCAGCCCGAGGCCGCCTCGCCGGTCCCCAGCCGCCGGCCGTCCCCGGAGggaccgccgccggccgccgccgagccccccggcacccggcgcggccccggcggctcggCGGTCGCCCGGCGGCCCGGCAAGAAGCCGTCGGAGCCGGGCTACCTGCCCTTCAAGGAGCGCTTGGCCGCCTTGGGCAAGCTGCGGGGGGCCGAGGGCCGCGAGCCCCCCGGGCGGCCGGGCATGGGGGGCAGCCTGAAGCATCCCGAAACGGCGCACGGCGGCGGCGAGCCGCTGGCGCGTTGCTACTCGTCGGGCTCCATGGGCTGGCGAGCCGAGGGCGACGGCGGCAAGGCGGGcaagggccgggccgggggcggccggacgccgccgccgcgggtGCCCCCCGCCaaggccgccgccggcagccccacCAAAGCGGCCGCCaaagcgggcggcggcggcggcaaaaccggggcgccccgggccgaCGAACCCAAACCGCCGGCGCCCAAAGCACCCGCGGGCGCTCGCAAGACGCCGGCCGGTCCCGaagccgccggggcggccggggccgccggccactCGGCCATCGAGGAGAAGGTGATGAAGGGCATCGAGGAGAACGTGCTGCGGCTGCAGGGCCAGGAGAAGGCGCCGGCCGGCGAGGTGAAGCCCAAGGCGGCCGGCGGCTTGGCCAGCTGGTTCGGGCTGCGCAAGAGCAAGCTGCCGGCGCTGAGCCGCCGCGCCGAGGCCGCCAAGGGCCGGGACtgggccggggcgccggcgccGCTGCGGCGCGAGGTCAAGCTGGCCGCCCGCAAGCTGGAGGCCGAGAGCCTCAACATCTCCAAGCTGATGGAGAAGGCGGAGGACCTGCGCAAGGCGCTGCAGGAGGAGCAAGCCTTCATCAACGGGCTGGCGCTGGAgaaggggcggccgcgggcccgcggcggcccgccCGAGCGGGGCCCCAGCCAGCTCCAGGTCATGTACCAGGAGGTGACGGCCGAGAACTTCATGCAGCAGCTGCTCAACAG GGTGGACGGGAAGGACGCGTCCTACGAGAGCCGCCTGGAGCACAAGCGGGACCTGTGCGACTTGCAGCGGGTCTCGCCCGACGCCAAAGACGCCCGGCTCTTCCGCCCGCCCCGCAACGGCATCGTGGGCCACctgcggggctgcccggagcCCCCCGACAAG GCGCCCGACCTGGCGCTCCGGGACGAGCTGCCGTCGGACGAGAGCTTGTCCGAATCCGGGACGTCGCAGCATTTcccag CCTGCGGCTCCCTGACGCGGACGCTGGACAGCGGGATCGGGACCTTCCCACCGCCGGATTATTGCAGCGGGGCGCCGGCCAAGAGCGCGCCGAAGCCGCGCGGGCGCCCCGAggcggcgctgggggccgggccggcccggccggccgccctcaCCAAAGTGCCGCGCAAGGCCCGGACGCTGGAGCGGGAGGTGCCCAGCGTGGAGGAGCTGCTGGTGCCCGGGAAGCACCAGAGCATGCCGGCGTTTCACGGCGTGCTGGCgtgcgccgagccccccgccggcctggccggccgccgcggcggtcCCCAAG ACGCCGAGGCCGGCAAGCCACGCCGCGTCCAGCAGAGCAAGAACTGGACCTTCCCCAACGCCAAAGCGTGCAGCGCTGCCGACCCCTTCCTCTGCAGCGCTGGGGCCCCCGAGGGGCTCTACCGGCCCACGctg GCGCCCGCGcacggcccggcggggcggcgggggacgtccccggaggcgccggcggcgctgccgcccgccctgaGCGCCAGCAGCAGCCGGACGCCCAGCGCCTCGGACGTGGGCGACGAGGGCAGCACGGAGGCCCGGTCGCGGGACGCGGGGCAGGGCCCCCCGGGGCTGGAGCACTCCGAGTCGCTCAGCGACTCCCTCTACgacagcctctcctcctgcggcagCCAGGGAtga
- the TMBIM6 gene encoding bax inhibitor 1 — protein MNVFDRNINFDALFKFSHISASTQEHLKRVYGSFALCMFVAAAGAYVNMVTHFFQFSLLTGLGALGLMVWLTATPHSKETEQKRLGMLAGFAFLTGINLGPLLEMCISINPSIIPTAFLGTATVFTCFSLSALYARRRSFLYLGGFLLSGLTLMLLSSVINAFVGSTWLFTANLYLGLMIMCGFVLFDTQLIIEKAESGDKDYIWHCVDLFLDFVNIFRELLMILGMTENKKKEKK, from the exons ATGAACGTGTTTGACCGAAACATCAACTTCGACGCCCTCTTCAAGTTCTCCCACAT CTCTGCCTCCACCCAGGAGCACCTGAAGAGGGTCTATGGCAGCTTCGCCCTCTGTATGTTTGTGGCGGCCGCAGGCGCCTACGTCAACATGGTGACCCACTTCTTCCAG TTCAGCCTGCTGACCGGCCTGGGCGCCCTGGGGCTGATGGTCTGGCTCACGGCCACCCCCCACAGCAAGGAGACGGAGCAGAAGCGGCTGGGGATGCTGGCTGGCTTCGCCTTCCTGACGG GCATCAACCTGGGGCCCCTCCTGGAAATGTGCATCTCCATCAACCCCAG cATCATCCCTACCGCCTTCCTGGGCACCGCCACCGTCTTCACCTGCTTCTCGCTGAGCGCCCTGTACGCCCGGCGCCGCAGCTTCCTCTACCTGGGAG GGTTCCTGCTCTCCGGCCTCACCCTGATGCTTCTCTCCTCCGTGATTAACGCATTCGTGGGCTCTACTTGGCTCTTCACG gCCAACCTCTACCTGGGGCTGATGATCATGTGCGGCTTCGTCCTCTTTGACACGCAGCTCATCATCGAGAAGGCAGAGAGCGGGGACAAGGATTATATCTG GCACTGCGTGGATCTCTTCCTCGACTTTGTCAACATCTTCCGGGAGCTCCTGATGATCCTGGGCATGACCGAG aacaagaagaaggagaagaagtga